The window CGGTCAGCGGCCGCGCCGAGCGCATCGTCGACCGCGCCAAGATCAAGGCCATGTGGAACCCGGCGGTCCAGGCCTGGTACCCGCACGGTCCGGATGATCCGCATGTCGTGCTGGTGCGCGTCGTTTCCAGCAGCGCCGAGTACTGGGATTCCAGCGCCGGCAAGGTGGTCAGCCTGTTCGAGATGGCCAAGGCCGTACTGACCGGCACGACTCCCGACGTCGATCCGGGCGAACACGGGAAGATCAACCTCTGAGCCAGTTCCACTCCGTGCACGAAAGCGAGCAGCAAGCCAGGCTGACGCGCATGCGTCTGATCGCCACCGGCCTGCTGGTGGCGATGGCCGTGCTGTTCGTCGTCGCGCGCCTGCTGGAGCCGCGCCACGCGGCTTTCGCCTTCGTGGGCGCGTTCGCGGAAGCGGCGATGGTCGGCGCGATTGCCGACTGGTTCGCCGTCACCGCCTTGTTCCGCCATCCGCTGGGCTTGCCCATTCCGCATACCGCCATCATTCCCACGAATAAGGAAAAGATCGGCGAGAATCTGGGCAATTTTCTCGAAACGAATTTCATGAGCTATGACGTCGTGCATGCCGAACTGGTGCGCATTGACTTCGCCGGCTCGGCCGCGCACTGGCTGGCGCAGCCCGCCAACAGCCGCGCCGTGGCAGACCAGGCGGTCAGCGCGGTGCCGGTGCTGCTGCGCATGATCGACGACAAGGACGCCGCCGGCTTCCTGCGCGAAGCCCTGTCCGGCGCGCTGGAAGACGTCAAGCTCGCGCCCATCCTGTCGCAGGTATTGTCGGTGCTGGTAGCCGGGCGCCAGCACCATGTGCTGCTGGAGCGTTTGCTCGGGATCGTCTCCGGCGCGCTCGAAGCGCACCGTCCGTACATCCGCCAGAAAGTGCACGAGCACAGCCCGCGCTGGCTGCCACGGGCGATCGACGAGAAATTCTACGAACGCCTGATGGAAGGGGTGCAAAATACGCTGGAAGAAATCCAGGGCGAAGACAGCGAATGGCGCGTGCGTTTCCAGGCTGCCACCGAAGAGCTGATCGACAACCTGGCCCATTCACCCGAGTACGAAGCCAAATTGCGCGGCTTGCTGGAAAGTAGCCTGAGCCATCCCTTGTTCCGCACCTACGTCGGCCAGGTGTGGGAAGACGTGCGCGACCGCTTGCTGGCCGATGCCGAATCGGAAAATTCGCAGCTCTCCGCGCACTTGCAATCAGCGCTGCAAGCCTTCAGCCGCGCGCTGGAGCGCAATCCGGCGATCCAGCAGCGCATCAACGACTGGCTGCGCACCTTCGCCGCCGAGACCATCGTGGCCAAGCGCGAGCTGATCATCGCCCTGGTGCGGCGCGTGATCCGCAGCTGGGATGCGGAAACGATCGCGCGCAAGTTCGAGCTGCATGTCGGGCGCGATCTGCAATATATCCGCATCAACGGCACCATCGTCGGCGGGCTGGTGGGCCTGGCGCTGCATAGCGTGTCGCTGCTGTTTTAAGACTGGCGCGCGGCGCCTTGGCCGCGCGCCGCTTACTCCGCCACCACGCTGAAGAACACTTCCCCCTCGTAATGATCGTCCCAGTCGCCCGACCAGTCGCGCAGGCCGAACACGGCGTGCACGTTAACCCGGCGCGGCGCCAGAGGATCGATCTCCGTTTCCAGGCGTATTTCCAGATTGCCGAAATGATGGTCGTCGCGCGGCGAAAACGCCGCATCGAAGCCGATCAGCAAGGCCGTGGCCTGCGTGACCGCCGTCGGAAAAACAACTTCCGTACTTTCGCGCCGTGGGCCTTCGTTGCGCCTGCGGTTGAACGCGATATTGCCGTTGAGGATTTGCATGGCTTACTCCTTTGCGTCGTGAGAGGAAGGCTGCTTCAGATGCAGCAGGAATTGCCCGCCGCGCCGTACTTCGATGTCCCAGTCATGGCTGCCCGCTCCCTGGCCGGCGTCGAGCACGACCGTACTGATCGTGTGAAAACCCGGACTGAGCGCACGCAGGTCGAGCGTGCCGCCGCGTCCGATTTCGGTACCGCGATGGTCGTACCAGAACACCTGGGAGGCGGGCAGGGCCGCCCCGCGTTCGGTTCGGACGTTCGCGCGCAGCAAGGCCGGAATCGCGACCGTGCCACCGGCCGCCGAGGAAATGCCGGCCAGTCCGATCGTCACCCGCGCGGCGCGCAGGATGGGCGGCGGCGCCAACTGGCCTTCCCAGCGCACTTCGCCCGTGGCAATGCCGCTGCTGGCCAGCACCCGGATACCAACCGCCTGCTGGCGCCCGAACACCCATTTCGGCACCGTCAGCGAGCTCGCCGTGGTGCGCGGCGCCAGCCCGCGCCAGGTGCCAACGGCGTCGCGCCACTGCACCAGATACCAGAGCGGATGATCGGCGGCGGCGCTCCAGCGCAGGCTCAGCGATGGCGCCAGGGCATCCGCAGCGCCATCGACGACGAGTTCCAGCGGCGGCGCTTCGCCGATCGGGCACTCGAACACCGGCTCGCCGCATTCGTAGATCACCAGCCGCGTGGCGGCCGGATCGAAGCCGATCGCTTGCCGTATGCGCAGCGGAAATGCGTCACGCGCGCAGGCGCAGGCGTCCGCATGCGCAGACGCATACAGGCAGGCATGCTTGAGCATATTGCCCTTGTCGTCCTGCAATTCCACCTCGAAGCTGGTCGGCATCGTCCCCAGCGGTTGCGGATAGGCGGGAAAATGAAAGGCCGGCCCCATCCGAACCACGCGCTTGCGGGTGATGCTCATGACCAGGAACAGCTGCGGCGTCTTGATCTTGATCCAGTCGCCGCGGTCCTGGCCGATGCGGCTGGCGGCGGCCGGCGATGGGCCGGCGACGGCCGGTATGCGGCTCAGCAGGGCCTTGTAGGTGTACGGGCTGATCCATTTGTTGCCGGAGTAACCCATGATGTCGTGCGCGCTGGCGGGATCCTTGATGCTGCCGTCGGCGGTATCGACGCCGAACTCGCCGATGCTGTCGGAGTCAAATCCGCTGTAGCGCGGATAATCGTCGTCGGTATTGTGCGGCGTGGCGCAGCGCGTCACGTTGTCGCAGGGGGCGTGGTCGCGTCCGAGTGCGTGGCCGAGCTCGTGGGCCACCGTGCCGCCGCGTCCAGTGCGCGCGACGGCCGCGCCACCGCCGCCGCAGCCGCCCACCGAGCCGGTGCGCACGCCCGTGTTGTACAGGCCGAGCACGATGTCTTCCGAATCGCCGCGCAGCTCGGCCACGGCGTCGAGCAGGTCGTCGAATTTGTCGCAGCCCTCGTTAATGTCGGACTCGATTTCTTCATCGTAATCCATGGTCACGAAGCTGGTGATGTTCACTTGCGGAATCGGGAACAGCTTTTCGGTCGTCATCACCGTATTGACGAAGTCGGCCAGGCCGGGCGCGGCCAGGGAGGCCGGGGTGGCGCCATCGTTCACGTCCGGTCCGGTGTAATTGATGCCGACCGCCATCACCGGCAGCGCCGGAATGGCCTCGAAGGCCAGGGTGCGCTCGAACGTGGCGGAGAACTGGGTCGGGTCGAACGCGGAAAACACCCTGGCGCGCAGGGTCACCGTGCCCACCGAGCGTTCCTGCGGAATGATGAACGTCAAGGTATGGCCGGCCTGGCCGCGCGCAATCTGCGCATCGCGCCGAGGCACGATGGGGGCCAGCGGCGTGAGCGTGACCGTGCCGCCGGGGCCCGCCACGTCGAGCGTGCCGGTCAGGCTGGGGATGGGCGCCAGGCCGGAGCTGGCATCGTAGTCGACGTACAGGCGCACAGCGGTCGGCTTGTCGGCCACCAGCCGGATCGAGTTGTCCGGGAACACGTTCGCGCTGTTCAGATGGGCGCTGCTGCGAAAGTGCTGGATGACCTGGCTGATCTCGGCATCGGCGATGATCAGGTCGCCGCGCGGATTGCCCGGCGTCGGCGGCGTGACCCGTTCAAGCTCGGCCAGCACCACGAACTGCAGGTTGCCGCTGTAATCGTCATCCCACTCGTTGGACCAGTCGCGCAGGCCGAAGCTTGCGCCGACCAGCACGCGCGTGGCGTCGGCCGGATCGATGGTGGCGCTCAGTTCGACGGTCAGGCGCCCGATGTGGTGATCGCCGCCTTCGAACGTGGCCGAGTAGCCGGCCATGCCGGCGGTGGCGCGCAGCACCCGCCGCGGAAACACCACGGCCGTTTCCGCCGGAAGCGGTCCTTTGTCGGATGTGCGCGGAAAGTTAAATGAACCAGGACGGATTTCCATGCCGATTTCCTCCGAATGACTGACAGCCGTTGAACTCCCTGTCAGTCAGCGTAGGCGGCAAAGCCGGGGCCGGCACTGTCGCGGCGCAAGCGCGCGGCGCAAGCGCGTCGCGTAAGCGCTGCGGCACGTGATTCTTATTTCATTTGCCTGATCAGGCGCCACGCCATGAAGGAAAGCACGCCCACGCCGGCCAGCAAGGCGGCCCACAGGCCGAACATGCGGGTCCGGGCGGCAGCGGCTGCCTTCTCCGCAGCGCCGGGACCGTCGGCGGCGGCTGCCTTGGCCGATTCCAGCGGCCCGGCCACGGCGCTTTCGAGCGCGACAATTTCCGCCGGCGTGAATCCTGGTGCCACTTGCGCCAGCGAACTGGCGCCCGGTTTGGCGTCGGCCCGGCCGAAAGCGAGCCGGTACGGCGGCTTGCCGTTGGCCAGGAACACCACAGTGGCCGGCGACCATGCCAGGCGCAGCGCCGGTGCCGCCGCACCCGCTGTTTCGGTACGCAAAACCCACTCGGCCTGATGCGCTGGCGTAATGCTGATGTCGCCCGAGGCGCGCCGCTTGCCGCCCTGCGTCAGCTGATAAAAGGTGGCGGCCGCCAGCGGCTCGAAATGCCAGGTCGTCGTCCGGCCGCCCTGGCGGTCGGGCAATTCCACGTAACGGCCCAGCTGGGCCGGCATCACCACGTTCTGCTCGCCCAGGTCGAGCCCGATGCGCTGCACGGGAATGGCCAGCGAGGACGGATAGACATGGTCGTTGGGAAAACGGCCCGGCTTGGGCTGGATAACGAGGCGCTCCACGGCCGGCGCCAGCGCCGTATTCAAAGGCGATTCGGCGCTGATGGCGGCAAACTGCAGCGGCTTGCCCTGGCGCCAGCTCAGGCGCGCGTAGCGGAACGAGCGTGCCTCGAAGTCCATGCGGTCGCTGGCCAGGGTTTCGGTGCGCTCGTTGACCAGCCAGGAAAGATCGGTCTCGCCGACCGTATCCCAGCGCTTGAGATCGTCGCTCACTTCCAGCAGCACGCGCGCGCTGTAGCTGCTCACCCCGGCCGGCAGGGTGAAGCGCAGGGCATCGATGGTGACCGACGTTGCCGGCGCGCCCAGGTCGAGCACCAGGGTATCGAGGCTGGAAGCGGCCGCCGCAGGGCGCGAACGCGTGCTGACTGACAGCACCGAGCCGTCGCCGGAGCGCTGCACGTCGATGTCGATATCCGCAGTGGAACCGGCGGGCCGCGCCGTCTGCACCCCGAACAGGCGCACCGGCAGGTCGCGCCGCGAACGTTCGGCGCGCGCGGCCGGCTCCTGCAGGCTGAACGCCAGCTTGTTGCCCTGCGCATCGAACAGGCGCAGGTCGCGCAGGTCCGCCGTGCGGGCATGCAAGTAGACGTCTTTCGGCAGGCGCAGCTGCACCACCGATTCCTTGCCGCTCACGCTCAGCGGCAGCGCGTGGCGGTAGTCGTCCGGCCTGTCGCTGGCCGGCGCCTCGGCCGCAGCCAGCGGAGCGGCCGAGGCAGCCAGGGCGGCCACGCAGAGAAAGGCCAGTGGTTTATTCAGCATGGAGTCGGATCCTTGGTTCATGTTGCCGCCGCTTCCGGCGGCGGTTCGTGTTGGGTTGGAAACGGTGCAATATAGCCGATCACGACCATCAGCAAGCCGACGCCGACAAAACTGATGATGCGCGCCACCCCGCCCACGTTCGACAGGTCGAACAGGAACAGCTTGCCGACCACCAGGCCGAGCAGCACCGCGCCGACGATCCACTGCCTGCGCGATTCCTGCTTTGCCGCGCGCCACATCAGCAGCAGCGCCGACACGCTCCACACCAGCGACAGCATGGCCTGAACGAACTGCGACGCGAACAAGGTGTCAAAGTTGTACGGGATGCCCAGATAATGCGCCGCCGTGCGCAGCAGCATCAGGTTGAACCAGGCGTAGCCGGCCCAGGCCAGCGCCGTGGGTACGCGCGCAAGGAATATCTGTTCGCTCTCGCCGGGCTGGTCCGCCAGGCGCATGCGGTAGCACACCAACGCCAGCAGCACGGCGAAGCCGCTGGTCAGGTCGAGCGGATTGAGCACCGGCAGATAGGGCAGGGGAGCCATGGCGCCGTCCTGGGTCAGGTTCCACACGGCGGCCAGCAGCAGCGACCAGCCGGTCGCCAGCGGGATCAGCACGGCCCGGTGCCAGCTTGCCACGGGCGCTGTCGGCCACTTGCCGGCGCGCGCGCAGGCGCTCACCCAGACGATGGCCAGCATCATCAGCCAGGCCGGGATGAAATTCGCCCAGCTGCCGCTGGTTTGCCAGCCCGCCTGGCTCAGCAGGACTGCGTCGGCGTCGTCGACACCGTACAGCCAGCGCGATACCGCGATCGCGGCGGCCGGCCAGATCATCAGCCACGGGCCGGCGGTACGCAGCGTGTGCAGGGCCTTGAGCCACGGCGCGGGAATGATCCAGCCATTGAGCGGCCAGCGCTTGAGCAGGTATTCCGACGCCAGCCACAGGCTGGCCAGCGCAATCCCGGCTTCGAGCGCGATGGCGTAGCCTTCGTACAGTTCCACCAGGATGGTCACGGTCGCCACCAGCAGCCCGGCCCAGCCGGCAACGCTGAGCCAGCGCAGCGCGTGCCACGCCAGCCGGCGTGCCGCGGCGGCAAACGCCAGCGCCGACAGCGCCACAGCCACGCCATACACCGACAGCAGGGAAACGCTGGCCGACTCACCGCCGCCGATCAGCTGGTAGCGGCTGTTGAGCCAGGTGCAGAAAAACACCAGCACGGGAGCGAACCACCAGAGCGCCGACCACAGCAGCATGGCCTTGGACAGCCTCGGATACTGTTGCTCCGGCACGCGCTGCATGGCCCAGCTGATGAAGATCGCGCCGGCGAAAATGATCAGCGCGGCCAGGAACGGCGTGCGGAACAGGTCGGCCCGCGGCGAGTACGAGGTAAGCAAGAGGGCCAGCGTGAGCAGCACGAGGACGGCGCCGCCAGCGACTTGCACGCCCAGCGCCAGCTTGCGCGCCAGCGACCATTGCATGCGTTTGGCGATGAGCGCCAGGATGACCGATGCCGCCAGTCCGCTCGCGGCCATGAGCGCGGCCTGCGTGCTGCCGCTGGTGCGCAGCATGACTTCGGTCCACGCGCCGCCCACCAGCCACAGCGCCGCGACCGTGAGAAACGCTCCGGCCAGCCAGGCCGGCAACGGTGCCGGCAGGTCGCCGTCGCGCGAGCGGAAATTGGTGGCCATCAGGAAAGCGGTGCCGGTCAGCAGCAGGAAGCCGAGCCACAGATTGGCATTCGCGGCCTCGGCCTGGCCATCGATACCGCTGATGGCGGCAATAAACGAGATCCACGCACCGGCTTGCACCAGCAGGCCGAAGGCGCAGGTGAGCGCCTGGCGCTGGCGCAGGCCGACCCAGACCACGCCGGCGCCTTCCAGCGCCCATGCGGCCGAGGTCCAGCGGCCATCGAGCGCGAACGGCAGGGCCAGCGTGCCGAACACCAGGCCCAGGGCCAGGAACGATTCGACCAGCAGCCTGAAGTTTTGCGCGCCGCGCCGCCACATGGCCAGCGCCGCCGTGGTGTAGAACAGGCCCAGGCCGAGCGCCGAGAACGCCACGCCGAACCGGGTATCCTTGACCAGCCCGTACTGCAGGCCGAAGGCGACCAGCGGCACGCCGAACACCAGCGTGGCGTCGACGTAGTTTTTCAGCGCCGGCGCCTGGCGCGCGGCGTAAGCGATCGCAATGGCCACGTAAAAGAGCACGAAGACGATCAGGAACAGCTGGGTGGACAGGTAATTTTCCGGCGTGTAGCGCAGCACGCCCCAGGCCGTGCCGATCACGAAGGTGAAGGCGAAGCCGATCAGGTTCAGCGTGCGCCACGAGCGCTTGAGCGCAATGCCCAGGATGCCGGCATTTAACAGTGCGTAATACGAGAACAGCGCGATATGGCTGCCCTGGCCGGTGGAGGTCATGATCGGCGCCAGGAAGCCGCCGGAAATGCCGAACACGGCCAGCCAGAAGGCATTTTGCAGCACCGCCAGCAGGCAGGTGAAGAAGGTCAGCGCGAACAGCAGGGCGAACGCCATGCCGCTTGGAATGAGCTGGTACAGGCGGAACGCGCCGAAGGTCACCAGCATCAGGATACCCAGCGCGGCGCCCTGCACAGGCAGGCTGATGCCACGGCGCGTCTCGCGGATGCGCCAGCCCCAGACCAGCAGGGCGATATCGGCAATGACGATGCCAGCCAGGCGCAGTTCGATCGGCACCGTGGTGCGCTCGGCCGCATACTTGAGGAGGAAACTGACGCCGATAAACAGGATCAGCAGGCCGAGCTTGGCGACCAGATTGCCCGTGAACAGCCATTTCTTCGCTGCCAGCATCCAGGCCGGGGTCGGCGCCAGAGGCGGATCGACACGCTCCGGACGGCGCATCGCTTGCGCGGGCGCGGCGGGCTCCGGCGCAGGCAGGGGATCGGCAGGCTTAAACGGCGCAGCCGGAACAGGACGCGGCGCGGGCGCGCTGACCGGCGGTGGCGCCACCGGCATATAAGGTACCCTGGCTTCGTCGGAAGCGGCCCGCGCGGGCACGGGCGGCGCTGCGGGACGAGGAGCAAGCGGCGGCGCGGCAACCGACGCGGCCTCGGGCATGGCAGCCGTCGCGGTAGCCGACGCCACGGATGGACCCCGCGACCTGTCTTCCTTGAGCGCGATCACCTCGGCGGTCAATGCCGCGACGGTTTTCTCCAGCTCATCGGCCCGTCGCCTCGCCGCCTTGCGAAAGCGCAGGAAGTGATAATAGAACGCGAACGGCAGCAAAAACAGAATTACGTCCATCAATTTTCCTTGGGTTGCAAACTATGCAATTTTGCATGTTAGCATTCCAAGCGGAAATTGCTACCTTTCGATCGTTAGTCGCCTTTTACGCGCCTTGCAGTTTCAGTTCCCAGTACGCGACGTCGATCCAGCGCCCGAACTTGAAGCCGACTTCGCTGAAATGCGCGACCTTCTTGAAGCCGAGTTTTTCGTGCAGCGCAACGCTGGCCTCGTTCGGCTGCGCAACCCCGCCGATCACCATGTGCACCTCACCCTGTGCCAGGCGCGCCAGCAATGCCTTGTACAGCGTGGCGCCATGGCCTTTGCCGCCCAGCTCCGGCGCCAGGTAGATCGAGCTCTCGACCGCGAAGCGGTAGGCACGGCGCACCCGCCACTTGGTGGCGTAGGCGTAGCCGATGACGGTGTCGCCTTCTGTCATGGCAAGGAAGGGCAAGCCGGCTTGCTGGATATCGCTGATGCGGCCGGCCATTACCTCCTCGCTGACGCTCTCTTCCTCGAACGAGATGCTGGTGGTCAGGATATAGTGGTTATAGATGGCGACGATTGCGGCGGCGTCGTCAGCTCCG of the Massilia violaceinigra genome contains:
- a CDS encoding DUF3999 family protein; translation: MLNKPLAFLCVAALAASAAPLAAAEAPASDRPDDYRHALPLSVSGKESVVQLRLPKDVYLHARTADLRDLRLFDAQGNKLAFSLQEPAARAERSRRDLPVRLFGVQTARPAGSTADIDIDVQRSGDGSVLSVSTRSRPAAAASSLDTLVLDLGAPATSVTIDALRFTLPAGVSSYSARVLLEVSDDLKRWDTVGETDLSWLVNERTETLASDRMDFEARSFRYARLSWRQGKPLQFAAISAESPLNTALAPAVERLVIQPKPGRFPNDHVYPSSLAIPVQRIGLDLGEQNVVMPAQLGRYVELPDRQGGRTTTWHFEPLAAATFYQLTQGGKRRASGDISITPAHQAEWVLRTETAGAAAPALRLAWSPATVVFLANGKPPYRLAFGRADAKPGASSLAQVAPGFTPAEIVALESAVAGPLESAKAAAADGPGAAEKAAAAARTRMFGLWAALLAGVGVLSFMAWRLIRQMK
- a CDS encoding M66 family metalloprotease — its product is MEIRPGSFNFPRTSDKGPLPAETAVVFPRRVLRATAGMAGYSATFEGGDHHIGRLTVELSATIDPADATRVLVGASFGLRDWSNEWDDDYSGNLQFVVLAELERVTPPTPGNPRGDLIIADAEISQVIQHFRSSAHLNSANVFPDNSIRLVADKPTAVRLYVDYDASSGLAPIPSLTGTLDVAGPGGTVTLTPLAPIVPRRDAQIARGQAGHTLTFIIPQERSVGTVTLRARVFSAFDPTQFSATFERTLAFEAIPALPVMAVGINYTGPDVNDGATPASLAAPGLADFVNTVMTTEKLFPIPQVNITSFVTMDYDEEIESDINEGCDKFDDLLDAVAELRGDSEDIVLGLYNTGVRTGSVGGCGGGGAAVARTGRGGTVAHELGHALGRDHAPCDNVTRCATPHNTDDDYPRYSGFDSDSIGEFGVDTADGSIKDPASAHDIMGYSGNKWISPYTYKALLSRIPAVAGPSPAAASRIGQDRGDWIKIKTPQLFLVMSITRKRVVRMGPAFHFPAYPQPLGTMPTSFEVELQDDKGNMLKHACLYASAHADACACARDAFPLRIRQAIGFDPAATRLVIYECGEPVFECPIGEAPPLELVVDGAADALAPSLSLRWSAAADHPLWYLVQWRDAVGTWRGLAPRTTASSLTVPKWVFGRQQAVGIRVLASSGIATGEVRWEGQLAPPPILRAARVTIGLAGISSAAGGTVAIPALLRANVRTERGAALPASQVFWYDHRGTEIGRGGTLDLRALSPGFHTISTVVLDAGQGAGSHDWDIEVRRGGQFLLHLKQPSSHDAKE
- a CDS encoding DUF2339 domain-containing protein, translating into MDVILFLLPFAFYYHFLRFRKAARRRADELEKTVAALTAEVIALKEDRSRGPSVASATATAAMPEAASVAAPPLAPRPAAPPVPARAASDEARVPYMPVAPPPVSAPAPRPVPAAPFKPADPLPAPEPAAPAQAMRRPERVDPPLAPTPAWMLAAKKWLFTGNLVAKLGLLILFIGVSFLLKYAAERTTVPIELRLAGIVIADIALLVWGWRIRETRRGISLPVQGAALGILMLVTFGAFRLYQLIPSGMAFALLFALTFFTCLLAVLQNAFWLAVFGISGGFLAPIMTSTGQGSHIALFSYYALLNAGILGIALKRSWRTLNLIGFAFTFVIGTAWGVLRYTPENYLSTQLFLIVFVLFYVAIAIAYAARQAPALKNYVDATLVFGVPLVAFGLQYGLVKDTRFGVAFSALGLGLFYTTAALAMWRRGAQNFRLLVESFLALGLVFGTLALPFALDGRWTSAAWALEGAGVVWVGLRQRQALTCAFGLLVQAGAWISFIAAISGIDGQAEAANANLWLGFLLLTGTAFLMATNFRSRDGDLPAPLPAWLAGAFLTVAALWLVGGAWTEVMLRTSGSTQAALMAASGLAASVILALIAKRMQWSLARKLALGVQVAGGAVLVLLTLALLLTSYSPRADLFRTPFLAALIIFAGAIFISWAMQRVPEQQYPRLSKAMLLWSALWWFAPVLVFFCTWLNSRYQLIGGGESASVSLLSVYGVAVALSALAFAAAARRLAWHALRWLSVAGWAGLLVATVTILVELYEGYAIALEAGIALASLWLASEYLLKRWPLNGWIIPAPWLKALHTLRTAGPWLMIWPAAAIAVSRWLYGVDDADAVLLSQAGWQTSGSWANFIPAWLMMLAIVWVSACARAGKWPTAPVASWHRAVLIPLATGWSLLLAAVWNLTQDGAMAPLPYLPVLNPLDLTSGFAVLLALVCYRMRLADQPGESEQIFLARVPTALAWAGYAWFNLMLLRTAAHYLGIPYNFDTLFASQFVQAMLSLVWSVSALLLMWRAAKQESRRQWIVGAVLLGLVVGKLFLFDLSNVGGVARIISFVGVGLLMVVIGYIAPFPTQHEPPPEAAAT
- a CDS encoding arsinothricin resistance N-acetyltransferase ArsN1 family B, which gives rise to MNSQQRESVLNIRDAGADDAAAIVAIYNHYILTTSISFEEESVSEEVMAGRISDIQQAGLPFLAMTEGDTVIGYAYATKWRVRRAYRFAVESSIYLAPELGGKGHGATLYKALLARLAQGEVHMVIGGVAQPNEASVALHEKLGFKKVAHFSEVGFKFGRWIDVAYWELKLQGA
- a CDS encoding DUF445 domain-containing protein, whose amino-acid sequence is MRLIATGLLVAMAVLFVVARLLEPRHAAFAFVGAFAEAAMVGAIADWFAVTALFRHPLGLPIPHTAIIPTNKEKIGENLGNFLETNFMSYDVVHAELVRIDFAGSAAHWLAQPANSRAVADQAVSAVPVLLRMIDDKDAAGFLREALSGALEDVKLAPILSQVLSVLVAGRQHHVLLERLLGIVSGALEAHRPYIRQKVHEHSPRWLPRAIDEKFYERLMEGVQNTLEEIQGEDSEWRVRFQAATEELIDNLAHSPEYEAKLRGLLESSLSHPLFRTYVGQVWEDVRDRLLADAESENSQLSAHLQSALQAFSRALERNPAIQQRINDWLRTFAAETIVAKRELIIALVRRVIRSWDAETIARKFELHVGRDLQYIRINGTIVGGLVGLALHSVSLLF
- a CDS encoding pyridoxamine 5'-phosphate oxidase family protein, whose translation is MSAFTHSDQVAELRSKIKSIRFAMFTTVNEQGRLISRPMTNQETDNDGNLWFYTSTDTELWEDIVSRPEVNVSFAEPEDHVYVSVSGRAERIVDRAKIKAMWNPAVQAWYPHGPDDPHVVLVRVVSSSAEYWDSSAGKVVSLFEMAKAVLTGTTPDVDPGEHGKINL